The DNA region CCATTCCAGATTTCGAAGGCCTTTGGCGAAATCACTCTTAAGAGATCGGGAGGAAGAGGGATAAGAGAAAGGACGGTCCACAAGAGAAACAAAAGACCGACCCAAAAGACCGGGTCCCGAATAACCGGGACCTGCAAGGGATAGCTTTGGGGTTTTTTAAAGGTCTGCTGCCAGAGGATGGCTAAGGTGAAGAAAAACAGGAAAAGGATAAGGGGGGTCTGAACCCAAAGGTGGGCCCCTCCGAAAAAAATCGTGGCAAAATACAGCAGACTGAGAAGAACAATAGGTATAAACAAAACCACCTCAAATAATTTTTATGTGTGTTTCTGTACCTGCCCCGCTCGCTCAATTGTTAAGATTTTTAATCAGTCCTCATCCGATCTTTTTTACCAAATAAATCATCAGGTACAGCGTAAAAATCAAAACCCCCCCGACAAGGACAAGCTTGCCGATCGAATAGCCCTTAAAAAATGGTTTTTTATAGCTTTTTTGATTTTTTGTCGCGATCATCCCTCGCCAGTTGCACTCTTTGCAGCGATAAGCCCTTTGGTTGAAATATTTTAAAAATTTTTCAAGTCGTCCCCTGGAATGGCTTCGCCGGAGTTTCGATGATCCGCATTGGGGGCAAGTGGGTGTTGGGTTATTGGGTCTTTGAGTCATTGGGTCTCTTGGGTCATAGGGTCATAGGTCATTGAGCTGCCCTTAAAATGTTGATGATCCGTTCCTGGTCCTCCGGCTTCAAATAAGGGTGCATAGGTAAGCTAAAGATACGCTTGGCGCAGTCTTCACTGATCGGGAAGTCCCCTTCGCTATAATTCAGAAAGGCAAAGGCCTTCTGGAGATGAAGGGGTTTGGGGTAATAGATGGCCATGGGAACGCCCCCCCTTTTAAGATTTTCCATTATTATTGAGCGGTGTTCTTCGCTCTTCGATAAAATAGAGTATTGTGCCCAAGCGCTTTGATATCCGGGGGGCGAGTTCGGAGTATGGAGTTCGGAGTTCGGAGACATCAAGGTGGTATAGTTTTGGGCCACTTCTTGCCGCAGTTCGATTTCCTCGGGGAAGATTTCCAATTTAGCCAAAAGAATAGCCGCCTGGAGCGTATCGAGTCGACCGTTGATCCCGATTCGGATATTTTCATATTTATCGTTACCCTGACCATGGATCCGCAAAGACCGCATCACCTCGGCTAATGGATCATCATTGGTAAAACACATGCCGCCATCCCCATACCCGCCCAGTGGCTTAGCCGGGAAAAAGGAAGTACAGGCCAGGTCGGACAAGGAGCAGGCCCTTCGGCCGAAATACTCGGCCCCGAAAGATTGGGCCCCATCTTCGACGACAAATAAATTAAATTTCTGCGAAATTGAATTTATAGAATTGTAATCAGCAGGGAGACCGAAAAGGTCCACCGCGATAATACCGCGCGGAGACAGTGACGAGTGACGCGTGGCGCGTGACGGATCTATAAAGTTCGGAGTTCGGCGTTCGGAGTTCGGAGAGTTTAAAGATGAATCGTTCGGAGTTCGGCGTTCGGCGTTCGGTGACAAAGGCCGGGGCAAGGGGTAGATTGATGGATCGTTTGATTTTAGAGCCTGGATGGCCAGTTCGAGTTTGGCCGGATCGAGGTTGAAGGTCTTTGGGTCGATGTCGACAAAAATCGGAGTGGCCCCAAGAAGACTGACGGCCTCGGCAGTAGCGATGAAGGTGAAGGGGGTGGTAAAAATAGCATCGCCAGGGCCGACACCATAGCCCATCAAGGCCAATAGCAGGGCATCGGTTCCCGAGGCACACCCGATGGCATTCCTAACGCCCACATATTCGGCCAACTGGTTCTCCAGTTCTTTGACCTCAGGGCCCATAATATACTGCCCATGGGCCAGTACTTTTTGGATTTTTGAATCTATTTTTTCTTTAATCCGTTGCTGTTGGTATTTTAGGTCAATAAAGTCCATAAGATATTGATTAAAGCTCCTTGCACTTGGAGATTTTCTCTCACATTTTACTGTTACGAGGCACAGGTTGCCGGTTGAGAATGAACAAGTTTCCCTCTCACAACTCGTAACCCACAACGAAAATTTTAAACATCATAAATCCGGATAGGTCGAAAAAAACCGCCCCCACTTGGATTCTTTTTTTAACCGGTTCATCATAGGGGTGCCCTTGAAAGGCCACCAGATGAAGTCATGATAAAAAAAGGACCCGAAGATAAACAGATTAACCAAAGGGGTATGAAAAAAAATCTTCTGGTATTTCCTGAAGGGGCTGAACCATAAGAGGTCTCCTATATTACTGGCAAAATTATCCCCCACTTGAAATCCGAAATTTTCCCGGGAGACATCTTCCCCCACGACATCAATGTCTTCAAACTTTCCCTGGCCCAACCCGTCCTCTAAACCCAGACGAATAAAAGGCAGTTTCAGAGGATCAAAGCCCATCATATGGGCGGCTACCGCATCAATAGCGACGCTGTCG from Deltaproteobacteria bacterium includes:
- a CDS encoding DegT/DnrJ/EryC1/StrS aminotransferase family protein; this encodes MDFIDLKYQQQRIKEKIDSKIQKVLAHGQYIMGPEVKELENQLAEYVGVRNAIGCASGTDALLLALMGYGVGPGDAIFTTPFTFIATAEAVSLLGATPIFVDIDPKTFNLDPAKLELAIQALKSNDPSIYPLPRPLSPNAERRTPNDSSLNSPNSERRTPNFIDPSRATRHSSLSPRGIIAVDLFGLPADYNSINSISQKFNLFVVEDGAQSFGAEYFGRRACSLSDLACTSFFPAKPLGGYGDGGMCFTNDDPLAEVMRSLRIHGQGNDKYENIRIGINGRLDTLQAAILLAKLEIFPEEIELRQEVAQNYTTLMSPNSELHTPNSPPGYQSAWAQYSILSKSEEHRSIIMENLKRGGVPMAIYYPKPLHLQKAFAFLNYSEGDFPISEDCAKRIFSLPMHPYLKPEDQERIINILRAAQ